The following coding sequences are from one Acidimicrobiales bacterium window:
- a CDS encoding HAMP domain-containing histidine kinase — MTRAASLDRWAAGLAVLGGIALLITGVRSGMGAADAASLLALGAGTALVAVGVAAILLGRSRTRSFATQITLVAVVPLAAALLATFLGARAMFFSPHDEAALVILLLGAGTVALVTALVLGSRVARSGEALVQAAKALGDGDRLAVGGRGYGSAELDALAEELDASAHRLCEARQREQALEDSRRELIAWVSHDLRTPLAGIRAIAEALEDGIVDDPATVTRYHATLGREVERLGALIDDLFELSRAQSGVLRLECERVSLDELVTDAIAGVRPVAEAKGVVVEGRLPGDGMALQGSPSELVRVLRNILANAVRHTPADGSVVVEATVDGTDALVSVADTGGGIPEDHLDRVFDAGFRGDAARTPGTGGGAGLGLAIARALVTAHDGDITVSNVDGGARFVVRLPVHGRDGVAAR; from the coding sequence ATGACCCGGGCCGCCTCGCTCGATCGCTGGGCCGCCGGCCTCGCCGTGCTCGGCGGCATCGCGCTACTCATCACCGGCGTGCGCTCCGGCATGGGCGCCGCCGATGCCGCGTCCCTCCTGGCCCTCGGCGCGGGCACGGCGCTCGTCGCCGTCGGCGTCGCCGCGATCCTGTTGGGCCGGTCGCGGACCCGGTCCTTCGCCACGCAGATCACCCTGGTCGCCGTGGTCCCGCTGGCGGCGGCGCTGCTGGCCACCTTCCTCGGCGCCCGTGCGATGTTCTTCTCGCCCCACGACGAAGCCGCCCTGGTGATCCTGCTGCTCGGCGCAGGGACGGTGGCCCTCGTCACCGCCCTCGTGCTGGGCAGCCGGGTCGCCCGCTCGGGCGAGGCCCTCGTGCAAGCCGCCAAGGCGCTCGGCGACGGCGACCGCCTGGCCGTGGGCGGACGGGGGTACGGCTCGGCCGAGCTCGATGCCCTCGCCGAGGAGCTCGACGCCAGCGCCCACCGCCTGTGCGAGGCCAGGCAGCGCGAACAGGCCCTCGAGGACTCGCGTCGAGAGCTGATCGCCTGGGTCTCCCACGACCTGCGCACGCCCCTCGCCGGCATCCGCGCCATCGCCGAGGCCCTCGAGGACGGCATCGTGGACGACCCCGCCACCGTGACCCGCTACCACGCCACCCTCGGACGTGAGGTCGAACGCCTGGGTGCGCTGATCGATGATCTCTTCGAGCTCAGCCGGGCCCAGAGCGGCGTCCTGCGCCTCGAGTGCGAGCGGGTGTCGCTGGACGAGCTCGTGACCGACGCCATCGCCGGGGTGCGACCGGTCGCCGAAGCCAAGGGGGTGGTCGTCGAGGGTCGCCTCCCTGGCGACGGGATGGCGTTGCAGGGCTCGCCGTCCGAGCTGGTGCGCGTGCTTCGGAACATCCTGGCCAACGCCGTCCGCCACACCCCCGCCGACGGCTCGGTGGTGGTCGAGGCCACCGTGGACGGCACCGACGCGCTCGTCTCGGTCGCCGACACCGGCGGCGGGATCCCCGAGGACCACCTCGACCGGGTCTTCGACGCCGGCTTCCGGGGCGACGCCGCCCGCACCCCCGGCACCGGCGGAGGTGCCGGCCTGGGGCTGGCCATCGCCCGGGCCCTGGTCACCGCCCACGACGGCGACATCACCGTGTCGAACGTCGACGGCGGCGCCCGCTTCGTGGTGCGCCTGCCGGTGCACGGCCGCGACGGGGTGGCGGCCCGTTGA
- a CDS encoding response regulator transcription factor, whose product MIEDDPTVAEIVVRYLEREGFEARWESNGAVGLAVALDQEPDLVVLDLMLPGMDGYEVCRRLRETLPVPIIMLTARGDETDRLLGLELGADDYVAKPFSPRELVARVRAVLRRAGGQVLPPAGATIVRAGTLVIDLAARQVTRRRGGDPELVSLTAREFDLLAHLCTHPGKAFAREELLEAVWGYTYGDASTVTVHVRRLREKIEEDPSAPVLIRTVWGVGYRWDG is encoded by the coding sequence ATGATCGAGGACGATCCGACCGTGGCCGAGATCGTCGTGCGCTATCTCGAACGGGAGGGCTTCGAGGCGAGGTGGGAGTCGAACGGCGCCGTCGGCCTCGCCGTGGCGCTCGATCAGGAGCCCGACCTCGTGGTGCTCGACCTGATGCTGCCCGGCATGGACGGCTACGAGGTGTGCCGGCGCCTGCGCGAGACCTTGCCGGTGCCCATCATCATGCTGACCGCCCGCGGCGACGAGACCGACCGCCTCCTGGGCCTCGAGCTCGGCGCCGACGACTACGTGGCCAAGCCCTTCTCGCCCCGCGAGCTGGTCGCCCGCGTCCGCGCCGTGCTGCGCCGGGCGGGCGGCCAGGTGCTGCCCCCGGCGGGGGCCACCATCGTGCGAGCCGGCACCCTCGTCATCGACCTCGCCGCCCGCCAGGTGACCCGCCGGCGCGGCGGGGACCCTGAGCTGGTGTCACTCACCGCCCGGGAGTTCGACCTGCTCGCCCACCTCTGCACGCACCCCGGGAAGGCGTTCGCCCGCGAGGAGCTGCTCGAGGCCGTGTGGGGCTACACCTACGGCGACGCGTCCACGGTCACCGTCCACGTCCGCCGCCTGCGCGAGAAGATCGAGGAGGACCCCTCGGCCCCTGTGCTCATCCGCACCGTCTGGGGCGTGGGCTACCGGTGGGACGGATGA
- a CDS encoding DUF2064 domain-containing protein yields MSRLPAVVVMAKAPQAGRSKTRLCPPCRPEQASALAEAALRDTLDAVLATPGVRRVVALDGSVGSWLPRGFEVVGQEGDGLDERLARAVERVGGPVAVIGMDTPQVTPEAITVILGGIGPGRAVLAPAADGGWWALGLHRADGAVFRDVPMSRDDTGARQTEQLRRCGLDVRRGAELIDIDHWPDALAVAAAAPRTRTAALVAQIEASLAVPR; encoded by the coding sequence ATGAGCCGGCTGCCCGCGGTGGTGGTGATGGCCAAGGCGCCCCAGGCCGGTCGGTCCAAGACCCGGCTGTGCCCGCCCTGCCGGCCCGAGCAGGCGTCCGCCCTGGCCGAGGCGGCGCTGCGCGACACCCTCGACGCCGTGCTGGCCACGCCCGGCGTGCGGCGGGTCGTCGCCCTGGACGGATCGGTCGGGTCCTGGCTGCCGCGTGGCTTCGAAGTCGTGGGACAAGAGGGCGACGGCCTCGACGAGCGCCTGGCCCGCGCTGTCGAGCGGGTCGGCGGGCCGGTGGCCGTGATCGGCATGGACACGCCCCAGGTCACGCCGGAGGCGATCACCGTGATCCTCGGCGGGATCGGACCCGGACGGGCCGTCCTCGCCCCGGCCGCCGACGGCGGCTGGTGGGCCCTCGGCCTGCATCGCGCCGACGGGGCGGTCTTCCGTGATGTCCCCATGAGTCGGGACGACACCGGTGCCCGCCAGACCGAGCAGCTCCGGCGCTGCGGTCTCGACGTGCGGCGAGGCGCGGAGCTCATCGACATCGACCACTGGCCCGACGCCCTGGCGGTGGCGGCGGCGGCGCCCCGGACGCGCACCGCCGCCCTGGTCGCGCAGATCGAGGCGTCGCTGGCGGTGCCCCGGTGA
- a CDS encoding macro domain-containing protein produces the protein MPTRDKVLLGLSLSSLSLVLAAFIFNLNTAARLALIFAGVAGTIGFARNAMPSAMTWLGLTGRVEGRVAHSFIHRSCPKCGRELEHSCKGCGRWLIDADESFCWNCGIKYWWAVLHEESGKERLDEWKSSSHKLIDAGSTRTVWTLVCSITQVPVDAVVSTDTADGAMKGEVAVHLFAMGGSGIEAESMAAVAGRRDVEGDGEARESWITNAGTLPAHHVIHLPLVGRSLSAGEVEKAVLDVLALAAEEGLASVALPLLGTGRGEMTHEVATLEIYRAVLRWQEAPATSVKDIIVIFREEDEAVRFREVVRKADATAKDLDTPSEDPPDLVQSVQAPPGVTTPDS, from the coding sequence GTGCCCACCCGGGACAAGGTCCTGCTCGGGCTGTCACTGTCCAGCCTCTCTCTGGTACTGGCCGCCTTCATCTTCAATCTGAACACCGCGGCCCGTCTGGCGCTGATCTTCGCAGGCGTGGCAGGGACCATCGGCTTCGCGCGCAACGCCATGCCTTCCGCGATGACCTGGCTCGGACTCACGGGCCGGGTCGAGGGTCGGGTCGCCCACAGCTTCATTCATCGCAGCTGTCCCAAGTGCGGCCGGGAGTTGGAGCATTCCTGCAAGGGTTGCGGGCGGTGGCTGATTGACGCCGACGAGAGCTTCTGCTGGAACTGCGGCATCAAGTACTGGTGGGCGGTGCTCCACGAGGAGTCCGGGAAGGAGCGGCTCGACGAGTGGAAGTCGAGCTCGCACAAGCTGATCGACGCTGGCTCGACGAGGACGGTCTGGACGCTGGTGTGCAGCATCACTCAGGTTCCCGTCGACGCAGTCGTGTCCACTGACACGGCGGACGGGGCCATGAAGGGCGAGGTCGCGGTCCACCTCTTCGCGATGGGCGGGAGTGGGATTGAGGCCGAGTCGATGGCCGCGGTCGCAGGCAGGCGTGACGTGGAGGGGGACGGCGAGGCCCGGGAGTCGTGGATCACCAACGCGGGGACGCTGCCTGCCCACCACGTGATCCACTTGCCCCTCGTCGGTCGGTCGCTCAGCGCCGGGGAGGTCGAGAAGGCGGTGCTCGACGTCCTGGCCCTCGCAGCGGAGGAGGGGCTCGCCAGCGTGGCGCTGCCCCTCCTGGGCACGGGCAGGGGCGAGATGACCCACGAGGTCGCGACGCTGGAGATCTACAGAGCCGTGCTCCGGTGGCAGGAGGCGCCCGCAACGTCCGTCAAGGACATCATCGTGATCTTCCGTGAAGAGGACGAAGCCGTTCGGTTCCGGGAGGTGGTGCGCAAAGCGGACGCCACGGCGAAGGACCTCGACACGCCGTCGGAGGACCCGCCGGACTTGGTCCAATCCGTTCAGGCGCCGCCGGGCGTGACGACACCGGACTCGTAG
- a CDS encoding DUF808 domain-containing protein — protein sequence MAGGLVGLFDDVAALAKLAAASVDDVGAAAGRASMKAAGVVVDDTAVTPNYVQGLAASRELPIIRKIAVGSLRNKLLFILPAALILSAIAPTLVEIILMSGGAFLCYEGAHKVIHALKHDDHAHDVPVALQGPDAERSTISGAIRTDFILSAEIMVIALKEVIDEPIVSRAVILVVVAVLITAIVYGVVALIVKMDDAGLALAQRDSPSSQRAGRLLVRGMPKLLKVLSIVGTAAMLWVGGHIILAGADELGWHAPYDVVHDLEHTVHDVGSAAGVLEWLINTAASAALGFVVGAVIVGVISLLPKRKPKAGAGTGPTPEATPEAPPAH from the coding sequence ATGGCCGGGGGCCTGGTCGGACTGTTCGATGATGTGGCGGCGCTGGCCAAGCTGGCGGCCGCGTCCGTCGACGACGTGGGCGCCGCCGCCGGCCGCGCCAGCATGAAGGCCGCCGGTGTCGTCGTCGACGACACCGCCGTGACCCCGAACTACGTGCAGGGCCTCGCGGCGTCGCGGGAGCTTCCCATCATCCGCAAGATCGCGGTCGGTTCACTGCGCAACAAGCTGCTGTTCATCCTGCCGGCGGCGCTGATCCTGAGTGCGATCGCCCCCACGCTGGTCGAGATCATCCTGATGAGCGGCGGTGCCTTCCTCTGCTACGAGGGCGCCCACAAGGTGATCCACGCCCTGAAGCACGACGACCACGCGCACGACGTGCCGGTGGCCCTGCAGGGGCCCGATGCCGAACGGAGCACCATCTCCGGCGCCATCCGCACCGACTTCATCCTCTCCGCGGAGATCATGGTGATCGCCCTGAAGGAGGTCATCGACGAGCCCATCGTGTCCCGGGCCGTCATCCTCGTGGTCGTCGCGGTGCTCATCACGGCGATCGTCTACGGGGTCGTCGCCCTCATCGTGAAGATGGACGATGCCGGGCTGGCCCTCGCGCAGAGGGACTCCCCCTCGTCGCAGCGTGCCGGGCGCCTCCTGGTGCGGGGCATGCCGAAGCTCCTGAAGGTGCTCTCGATCGTGGGCACCGCGGCGATGCTCTGGGTGGGCGGGCACATCATCCTCGCCGGCGCCGACGAGCTGGGGTGGCACGCTCCCTACGACGTCGTCCACGACCTCGAGCACACCGTCCACGACGTCGGCAGCGCCGCCGGTGTCCTCGAGTGGCTGATCAACACCGCCGCCTCCGCGGCGCTGGGCTTCGTGGTCGGCGCCGTCATCGTGGGGGTGATCTCGCTGCTCCCGAAGCGCAAGCCCAAGGCCGGCGCCGGGACCGGGCCGACGCCCGAAGCGACACCCGAGGCGCCTCCCGCCCACTGA
- a CDS encoding response regulator transcription factor, with product MIRVAVVDDQALVRSGFTVLLRSDPEIEVVGEAANGAEAVALAERERPDVILMDIRMPEVDGLEATRRITAAERTESCRVLILTTFDLDEYVFEALRAGASGFLLKDTLPDELLAAVRVVADGDALLAPSITRRLIEEFAERPATSPAETNPGLALLTEREHEVLVAVARGCSNAEIAETLFMSPATAKTHVSRLLTKLGVRDRAQLVVEAYESGVVTPGGA from the coding sequence ATGATCCGCGTCGCCGTCGTCGACGACCAGGCCCTCGTGCGCAGCGGCTTCACGGTGCTGTTGCGCTCGGACCCCGAGATCGAGGTCGTGGGCGAAGCGGCCAACGGAGCGGAGGCGGTGGCGCTGGCCGAGCGCGAGCGGCCCGACGTCATCCTCATGGACATTCGCATGCCCGAGGTCGACGGCCTCGAGGCCACCCGCCGGATCACCGCCGCCGAGCGCACCGAGTCGTGCCGCGTGTTGATCCTGACCACGTTCGATCTCGACGAGTACGTGTTCGAGGCGCTGCGGGCCGGCGCCAGCGGCTTCCTGCTCAAGGACACGCTGCCCGACGAGCTGCTGGCCGCGGTGCGGGTGGTGGCCGACGGCGACGCCCTCCTTGCGCCGAGCATCACCCGCCGTCTGATCGAGGAGTTCGCCGAGCGACCGGCGACGAGTCCTGCCGAGACCAACCCCGGGCTGGCGCTGCTGACCGAACGCGAACACGAGGTGCTCGTGGCCGTCGCCCGGGGTTGCTCGAACGCCGAGATCGCCGAGACCCTCTTCATGTCGCCGGCCACGGCCAAGACCCACGTCAGCCGCCTGCTCACCAAGCTCGGGGTCCGCGACCGGGCCCAACTCGTGGTCGAGGCCTACGAGTCCGGTGTCGTCACGCCCGGCGGCGCCTGA
- a CDS encoding methyltransferase domain-containing protein, whose translation MTARPTTAGATVLRTGAGEITDGGRWVAPLELADEDALDRCRPPVLDVGCGPGRHTVALGRRGVPALGVDITPAAVEWALPRGALVLHRSVFDRLPGTGRWGTVLLLDGNLGIGGDPEALLRRSTELLAPGGLVVAELDPPGTPARPTSARLEVAGAPGPWFAWDRVPIDHLAALAEDVDLAVDDVWERDGRWFAVLRRGQR comes from the coding sequence TTGACCGCGAGACCCACCACGGCGGGCGCCACCGTCCTGCGCACCGGGGCCGGTGAGATCACCGACGGAGGACGCTGGGTGGCGCCGCTCGAGCTGGCCGACGAGGACGCGCTCGACCGCTGCCGCCCGCCGGTCCTCGACGTCGGGTGCGGGCCGGGGCGCCACACGGTCGCCCTTGGCCGGCGCGGCGTCCCCGCGCTCGGCGTGGACATCACGCCGGCCGCGGTCGAGTGGGCGCTGCCCCGCGGTGCGCTCGTGTTGCACCGCAGCGTGTTCGACCGGCTCCCCGGCACCGGCCGGTGGGGCACGGTGCTGCTGCTGGACGGCAACCTCGGCATCGGCGGCGACCCCGAGGCGCTGCTGCGCCGGTCCACGGAGCTGCTGGCCCCCGGGGGCCTCGTGGTCGCAGAACTCGATCCACCCGGGACGCCGGCACGCCCGACGAGCGCCCGCCTCGAGGTGGCGGGTGCGCCCGGGCCCTGGTTCGCCTGGGACCGGGTCCCCATCGACCACCTGGCCGCGCTCGCCGAAGACGTCGACCTCGCGGTCGACGATGTCTGGGAGCGGGACGGCCGCTGGTTCGCCGTGCTGCGGCGAGGCCAGCGGTGA
- a CDS encoding NAD-dependent epimerase/dehydratase family protein — translation MLVTGGAGFIGSHLVDALVAEGHEVVVLDACLPDAHTAPPDYLNPAAEYVWGDCADHELVRRVAAGCTLVSHQAAMVGLGVDFADVATYCRHNDLGTAGLLRALHDDGFQGRLVLASSMVIYGEGRYACPTHGPTPAPPRRVDDLDAGAWEPRCPRCDRALDPRTVPEDAPADPRNVYAATKLHQEHLVACYEREHPGTVAIALRYHNVYGPRMPRDTPYAGVASIFRSALERGEAPRLFEDGGQRRDFVHVHDVARANLAALTAPAPPSRAFNVASGTPHTVGEMAGALSAAFGDDAPEPEVVGGYRLGDVRHVVASPERAAAELGYRAGISFDDGMREFASAPLR, via the coding sequence GTGCTCGTCACCGGCGGCGCCGGGTTCATCGGGTCACACCTCGTCGACGCCCTCGTCGCCGAAGGCCATGAGGTCGTCGTGCTCGACGCCTGCCTGCCCGACGCCCACACCGCTCCGCCCGACTACCTGAACCCGGCGGCCGAGTACGTGTGGGGGGACTGCGCCGACCACGAGCTCGTGCGCCGGGTGGCGGCGGGGTGCACGCTGGTGAGCCACCAGGCGGCCATGGTCGGCCTCGGGGTCGACTTCGCCGACGTGGCCACCTACTGCCGCCACAACGACCTCGGCACCGCGGGCCTCCTGCGGGCGCTGCACGACGACGGCTTCCAGGGCCGCCTGGTCCTGGCCAGCTCGATGGTGATCTACGGCGAGGGCCGCTACGCCTGCCCCACCCACGGGCCCACGCCCGCACCGCCGCGGCGGGTCGACGACCTCGACGCCGGCGCCTGGGAGCCCCGCTGCCCGCGCTGCGACCGAGCCCTCGACCCCCGGACCGTCCCCGAGGATGCCCCGGCGGACCCCCGCAACGTCTACGCCGCCACCAAGCTGCACCAGGAGCACCTGGTCGCCTGTTACGAGCGCGAGCACCCGGGGACCGTGGCCATCGCCCTGCGGTACCACAACGTCTACGGCCCACGGATGCCCCGGGACACGCCCTACGCGGGCGTGGCGAGCATCTTCCGCAGCGCCCTCGAGCGCGGCGAGGCCCCCCGCCTGTTCGAGGACGGCGGGCAGCGCCGCGACTTCGTCCACGTCCACGACGTGGCCCGCGCCAACCTCGCCGCCCTCACCGCGCCGGCGCCCCCGTCGCGGGCGTTCAACGTGGCCAGCGGCACCCCCCACACCGTCGGCGAGATGGCCGGCGCGCTCAGTGCCGCCTTCGGCGACGACGCCCCCGAGCCCGAGGTGGTGGGCGGGTACCGGCTCGGCGACGTCCGCCACGTGGTGGCCTCCCCGGAGCGGGCCGCCGCCGAGCTCGGCTACCGCGCCGGCATCAGCTTCGACGACGGCATGCGTGAATTCGCGTCGGCGCCCCTGCGCTGA
- a CDS encoding (d)CMP kinase: MTPTEIIAIDGPAGAGKSTVTRLVAEAVGADPLDTGALYRAVTAAVLSAGVDPAIDGALESFLQNLEITTSPRVTIAGFELSSPELRTSEVDSVVAVVAASTQVREAMRAVQREWASARPSVVVEGRDIGTVVFPDADLKVFLTADLGERARRRSAQAGGSDASEVQSSLAERDERDTVRSHSPLRPAPDASVIDTTTLSLEEVVQRVLTLWADSTSGDSGPVEGVS, translated from the coding sequence GTGACGCCGACGGAGATCATCGCGATCGACGGGCCGGCGGGTGCAGGTAAGTCGACCGTCACTCGCCTAGTGGCCGAAGCGGTGGGGGCGGACCCCTTGGACACGGGCGCGCTCTACAGGGCGGTCACCGCAGCGGTGCTCTCCGCCGGCGTCGACCCTGCGATCGACGGCGCCCTGGAGTCCTTTCTACAGAACCTGGAGATCACGACGAGCCCACGGGTCACCATCGCCGGCTTCGAGCTGTCCTCCCCTGAGCTCAGGACGTCGGAGGTGGACAGCGTCGTTGCTGTGGTCGCGGCGTCGACGCAGGTACGCGAGGCGATGCGGGCGGTTCAGCGCGAGTGGGCGAGCGCTCGTCCCTCCGTGGTGGTCGAGGGTCGCGACATTGGGACGGTCGTGTTCCCGGACGCCGACCTCAAGGTCTTCCTCACCGCCGATCTGGGCGAGCGGGCGAGGCGGCGGTCAGCGCAGGCCGGTGGCTCGGACGCTTCCGAGGTCCAGTCGAGCCTTGCCGAACGGGACGAGCGCGACACGGTACGGAGTCACTCGCCCCTTCGGCCGGCCCCTGACGCCTCTGTCATCGACACGACGACCCTCAGCCTCGAGGAGGTGGTTCAACGTGTGCTCACTCTGTGGGCGGACAGCACGTCGGGCGACAGCGGGCCGGTCGAAGGGGTGAGCTGA
- a CDS encoding glycosyltransferase family 2 protein codes for MPDVILPVLDEAEALPAVLAGLPPGYHPIVVDNGSTDGSAEVARAHGAEVVHEPRRGFGAACHRGLVAARAEVVCFMDADASMSGADLPRAAEAVLDGRADLVLGARQPEPGAWPLHARVANRVLASDIRRRTGLPLHDLGPLRAARREPLLALGIDDRRFGWPLEMVLRAAADGWRIEEIPVGYSPRVGRSKVTGTVRGTVRTVRDMAQVAGSLRVGGSVR; via the coding sequence ATGCCCGACGTGATCCTTCCCGTGCTCGACGAGGCCGAGGCCCTGCCTGCGGTCCTCGCCGGCCTGCCCCCCGGCTACCACCCGATCGTGGTGGACAACGGCTCGACCGACGGGTCGGCCGAGGTGGCCCGCGCTCACGGCGCCGAGGTGGTGCACGAGCCTCGCCGGGGCTTCGGCGCGGCCTGCCACCGCGGCCTCGTGGCCGCCCGTGCCGAGGTCGTGTGCTTCATGGACGCCGACGCCTCGATGAGCGGGGCGGACCTCCCGAGGGCGGCCGAGGCGGTCCTCGATGGCCGCGCCGACCTCGTGCTCGGGGCGCGACAGCCCGAACCGGGGGCCTGGCCACTGCACGCCCGGGTGGCCAACCGGGTGTTGGCGTCCGACATCCGACGTCGGACGGGCTTGCCGCTGCACGACCTCGGCCCACTGCGGGCCGCCCGACGCGAGCCGTTGCTGGCCTTGGGGATCGACGACCGCCGCTTCGGGTGGCCCCTCGAGATGGTGCTGCGGGCCGCCGCCGACGGCTGGAGGATCGAGGAGATCCCCGTCGGGTACTCGCCGCGCGTGGGGCGGTCGAAGGTGACGGGCACGGTGCGAGGCACGGTCCGCACGGTCCGGGACATGGCGCAGGTCGCGGGGTCACTTCGAGTTGGGGGCTCGGTCCGATGA
- a CDS encoding molybdopterin-dependent oxidoreductase: MSAVATSRAVRVPRFASRQHDEVNAAWLGIALGACFTICFVTGVVSHLVQDPASWFHWPARPAGLYRLNQGLHVTTGIAAIPLLLAKLWVVFPKLFAWPPFRSVAQAVERLALLPLVGASLFLLVTGVGNVNIWRPYDFSFRTGHYAAAWIVVGALVVHVGARWATTRDVFTRRRANPPANGPTDVEDAAPSSGLSRRAFLGTTAAASGALALFTVGQTFAPLRHLAFLAPRRPDSGPQGFPVNRTAASVGLTDVDLAAYRLEVVGDGVTRSLSLSYDDLRSLPQREATLPIACVEGWSTNQRWRGVPVRDLLALAGAREGAEATVVALHDNPRQRTSPLSSAQAADPDTLLALEVGGEVLAPDHGFPVRLIGPNRPGVQQTKWVARLEVA, encoded by the coding sequence GTGAGCGCCGTCGCCACGTCCCGGGCGGTGAGGGTGCCCCGGTTCGCGAGCCGTCAACACGACGAGGTGAACGCCGCCTGGCTGGGCATCGCCCTCGGTGCCTGCTTCACGATCTGCTTCGTCACCGGCGTCGTGTCCCACCTGGTCCAGGACCCGGCGTCGTGGTTCCACTGGCCGGCCCGGCCGGCGGGCCTCTACCGACTGAACCAGGGGCTGCACGTCACCACCGGCATCGCCGCCATCCCGCTGCTGCTGGCGAAGCTCTGGGTGGTCTTCCCGAAGCTCTTCGCCTGGCCCCCCTTCCGGTCCGTGGCGCAGGCGGTCGAGCGTCTGGCCCTCCTGCCCCTCGTCGGCGCCAGCCTCTTCCTGCTCGTCACCGGGGTGGGCAACGTGAACATCTGGCGGCCCTACGACTTCAGCTTCCGCACCGGTCACTACGCCGCGGCGTGGATCGTCGTGGGGGCGCTGGTGGTCCACGTCGGGGCCCGGTGGGCGACCACGCGCGACGTGTTCACCCGTCGCCGCGCGAACCCGCCGGCGAACGGACCGACCGACGTCGAGGACGCCGCCCCGTCGAGCGGCCTCAGCCGCCGGGCCTTCCTCGGCACGACCGCCGCGGCGAGCGGTGCGCTCGCCCTGTTCACCGTGGGCCAGACGTTCGCCCCGCTGCGCCACCTCGCCTTCCTCGCCCCGCGGCGGCCCGACAGCGGTCCCCAGGGCTTCCCCGTCAACCGGACCGCGGCCTCCGTCGGGCTCACCGACGTGGACCTCGCCGCCTACCGGCTCGAGGTGGTCGGGGACGGGGTCACCCGCTCGCTGTCGCTGAGCTACGACGACCTGCGGTCCCTCCCGCAGCGTGAGGCCACCCTGCCCATCGCCTGCGTCGAGGGGTGGAGCACGAACCAACGCTGGCGGGGGGTGCCGGTGCGCGACCTCTTGGCTCTCGCCGGTGCCCGCGAGGGTGCCGAGGCCACGGTGGTGGCGCTGCACGACAATCCGCGCCAGCGGACGTCGCCGCTCTCCTCGGCCCAGGCCGCCGACCCCGACACGCTGCTGGCCCTCGAGGTGGGCGGAGAGGTGCTCGCCCCGGACCACGGCTTCCCGGTCCGCCTCATCGGGCCCAACCGGCCCGGCGTGCAGCAGACCAAGTGGGTCGCCCGCCTGGAGGTCGCGTGA